One genomic window of Candidatus Limnocylindria bacterium includes the following:
- a CDS encoding ParB/RepB/Spo0J family partition protein has translation MLTSSPSSHRKSFRDAGNRIFQQETEAQPGIISLLAARTPTAVRELPLEKVIPNPSQPRMTWHEETLQELAASIKEHGVLQPILVRPSGDQYEIIAGERRWRSSKIAGKETIPAIVERFDDATALEIALIENLQREDLSPLDEAVIYKKMTDELGYSIRQLAGKLGKDKGYVENRLRLASAPDDVREMVAKRYDTLSAAYELMKLEDKRRRRSLAKQILAGQLTLIRLHDRVERILHPQERGSKAEPAIPALRDDALITATRKLNEALTELSRAAGDDGKLTIPESDRQNLAKFLTISRARLDNLVARLKSGRA, from the coding sequence GTGCTCACAAGTAGTCCGTCGTCACACAGGAAATCATTCCGCGACGCCGGTAATCGGATCTTCCAGCAGGAGACCGAGGCGCAGCCCGGCATCATCAGCCTGCTTGCGGCGCGAACACCGACCGCGGTGCGCGAGCTGCCGCTCGAGAAGGTCATCCCGAACCCGTCGCAGCCACGGATGACCTGGCATGAAGAGACGCTGCAGGAGCTCGCCGCGTCCATCAAGGAACACGGCGTGCTGCAGCCGATCCTTGTCCGGCCGTCGGGCGACCAGTACGAGATCATCGCCGGGGAACGGCGCTGGCGGTCGTCGAAGATCGCGGGCAAGGAGACCATCCCGGCGATCGTCGAACGGTTCGACGACGCAACTGCGCTCGAGATCGCGCTGATCGAGAACCTCCAGCGCGAGGATCTCTCGCCGCTCGACGAGGCCGTGATCTACAAGAAGATGACCGACGAGCTCGGCTACTCGATCCGCCAGCTTGCGGGGAAGCTCGGCAAGGACAAGGGCTACGTAGAGAACCGCCTCCGACTCGCGAGCGCGCCGGACGATGTCCGCGAGATGGTCGCCAAGCGCTACGACACCCTGTCCGCGGCGTACGAGCTGATGAAGCTCGAGGACAAGCGCCGCCGCCGCTCGCTCGCCAAGCAGATCCTCGCCGGTCAGCTGACGCTCATCCGGCTCCACGACCGGGTCGAGCGCATCCTTCACCCGCAGGAGCGCGGCTCGAAAGCCGAGCCGGCGATCCCCGCGCTGCGCGACGACGCTCTCATCACGGCGACGCGGAAGCTGAACGAGGCGCTGACCGAGCTGTCCCGCGCGGCCGGTGACGACGGGAAGCTGACGATCCCGGAGAGCGACCGTCAGAACCTGGCGAAGTTCCTCACGATCTCGCGGGCACGCCTGGACAACCTGGTGGCGCGACTGAAGAGCGGCCGCGCGTGA